The Candidatus Acidiferrales bacterium genome includes a region encoding these proteins:
- a CDS encoding ATP-binding cassette domain-containing protein produces MLNASNITIQFGDRYLFRDVSFTIGAHDRIGLVGPNGAGKSTLLKIIASISEPDTGSINKAHYVNVGYLPQEGIASSGKTLYAEAETAFEDVLLVRQELEEAQARLSELDPASEEYFDTLEVLGELQHKFEDLDAFRMKSKIEQVLVGLGFSSEDFQRQTDEFSGGWQMRIEMAKLLLKEPSVLLLDEPTNHLDIETLQWLEEKLTSYNGAVVLVSHDRAFLDNLTKRTWALSLGRLEEYSGNYSFYEKEKEIRREQKLNAYKNQQQQIKQTQQFIERFRYKATKARQVQSRLKQLEKIDLIEIEDTEEEIHFHFPPARQSGSVVIEVKDVHKNYGEKKVFNGLSFTIERGDRIAVVGVNGAGKSTFVRMLAGVEPFDSGEIKAGYNVITSYFGQHQAEELDLSSDALGVVDSVATGEIRTKLRTILGAFLFHGDDVFKKVSVLSGGEKSRLALAKMLLQPANFLIMDEPTNHLDMKSKKVLQDALKEFEGTYIIVSHDRAFLDPIVNKVAEFSHGKVRVFPGNVSDYLHKRKSREAGSRHTNFWTGQEAEKSEARRVEEGETGNGSDQNAELSSKERRRTEAKRRNELSKRLQPLKEELKVVEEEISRMENRRKEIETMMADPEFYKHGDEAKKISVEYKELEVKLEDKYFRWGKLTEEIERISFPS; encoded by the coding sequence TTGTTAAACGCTAGTAACATAACCATACAGTTCGGAGATCGGTACCTCTTTCGCGATGTGTCGTTCACTATCGGCGCACATGACCGGATCGGATTAGTCGGACCAAATGGAGCCGGGAAGTCTACACTTTTGAAGATTATCGCTTCGATTTCCGAACCTGACACTGGTTCTATCAATAAAGCCCACTATGTGAACGTCGGTTACCTGCCCCAAGAAGGCATCGCATCATCTGGCAAAACTCTTTACGCGGAAGCGGAGACTGCCTTCGAGGATGTGTTATTGGTTCGACAAGAGCTGGAGGAAGCACAGGCCCGACTTAGTGAACTAGACCCTGCCTCTGAAGAATATTTTGATACCCTTGAGGTGCTCGGTGAACTCCAGCATAAGTTTGAAGACCTTGACGCGTTTCGAATGAAATCGAAGATTGAACAGGTATTGGTCGGGCTGGGTTTCTCGTCGGAAGATTTTCAACGTCAGACGGATGAGTTCAGCGGCGGCTGGCAAATGCGAATAGAGATGGCAAAGCTTCTTCTTAAGGAGCCGTCGGTACTCCTCCTCGACGAGCCGACTAATCATTTGGACATTGAGACACTTCAGTGGCTCGAAGAAAAGCTCACCTCATACAACGGCGCAGTTGTCCTTGTGTCGCATGACAGGGCTTTTTTAGATAATCTCACAAAACGGACGTGGGCACTAAGTCTCGGGAGACTGGAAGAATACTCCGGCAATTATTCATTCTACGAAAAAGAAAAGGAAATCCGCCGAGAACAGAAGTTGAATGCGTACAAGAACCAGCAGCAGCAGATAAAGCAGACACAGCAATTCATTGAGCGATTCAGATACAAGGCGACGAAAGCGCGCCAAGTGCAGAGCCGGTTAAAGCAATTAGAGAAGATCGATCTCATCGAAATCGAAGACACTGAAGAGGAAATACACTTCCATTTTCCTCCAGCTCGGCAGAGCGGAAGCGTTGTCATCGAGGTCAAAGATGTCCACAAAAACTACGGCGAGAAAAAAGTTTTCAACGGGCTGAGCTTTACAATTGAACGTGGTGACCGAATTGCGGTCGTCGGAGTGAACGGGGCAGGTAAATCTACTTTCGTGAGAATGCTGGCTGGAGTTGAGCCATTTGATTCCGGTGAAATCAAAGCCGGATATAATGTCATCACCTCGTACTTCGGGCAACATCAGGCTGAAGAATTGGATCTTTCAAGCGATGCATTGGGAGTTGTTGACAGTGTAGCGACCGGAGAAATACGGACGAAGTTGCGGACTATACTCGGCGCTTTTCTATTTCATGGCGACGACGTTTTCAAGAAAGTTTCAGTTTTATCCGGCGGAGAAAAGAGCAGACTTGCACTCGCAAAGATGCTTTTGCAGCCCGCGAACTTTCTAATCATGGACGAGCCCACGAATCATCTCGATATGAAATCGAAGAAAGTACTGCAGGATGCCCTGAAAGAATTCGAAGGGACTTACATTATTGTGTCTCACGACCGGGCTTTCCTGGATCCAATCGTTAATAAAGTCGCAGAGTTCAGTCATGGGAAAGTAAGAGTCTTCCCTGGAAATGTGAGCGACTATCTCCATAAAAGGAAATCACGCGAAGCGGGATCTCGACATACAAATTTTTGGACGGGACAAGAGGCAGAGAAGTCAGAAGCAAGAAGAGTTGAAGAAGGCGAAACGGGAAACGGTAGCGATCAAAATGCCGAGTTGTCTAGTAAGGAACGGCGCCGAACTGAAGCGAAGAGAAGAAATGAGCTATCGAAAAGGTTGCAGCCTCTGAAAGAAGAATTGAAAGTGGTCGAAGAGGAAATATCACGGATGGAGAATCGAAGAAAAGAAATCGAGACAATGATGGCAGATCCAGAGTTTTACAAACATGGTGATGAAGCAAAGAAGATTTCCGTTGAGTACAAAGAGCTTGAAGTAAAGCTGGAAGACAAATATTTCCGGTGGGGAAAATTGACGGAAGAGATTGAAAGGATAAGTTTTCCCTCATAA
- a CDS encoding GNAT family N-acetyltransferase, with protein sequence MIRVARAKDAESIAGLCAQLGYKTSSEEVELRLNEALKDGHSAVYSADFDGKILGWLQAASSQTIESGRCAEITGLVVDKAARGKGIGRSLVQQAEEWGRMMEQKNIRVRTNIKRKDAPLFYRALGFNEVKKQFVFDKSVVSLQQFNPPVGLNESLACFPCDPVLDQSCIF encoded by the coding sequence ATGATTCGAGTTGCCAGGGCAAAGGATGCGGAATCTATTGCAGGTCTCTGCGCTCAGTTAGGGTATAAAACGTCAAGTGAAGAAGTGGAATTGCGGTTGAACGAAGCTTTGAAGGACGGTCATAGTGCGGTCTACTCGGCTGATTTTGACGGCAAAATTCTCGGATGGCTCCAGGCGGCAAGCAGTCAAACGATTGAGTCCGGCAGGTGTGCCGAGATCACCGGGCTTGTGGTTGACAAAGCTGCTCGAGGTAAGGGCATCGGACGGAGTCTTGTCCAACAGGCTGAGGAATGGGGAAGAATGATGGAGCAGAAAAATATCAGGGTTCGAACGAACATTAAGAGAAAAGATGCGCCTCTATTTTATCGAGCCCTCGGATTTAATGAAGTCAAAAAACAATTCGTCTTTGATAAATCCGTTGTAAGCCTGCAGCAGTTTAATCCTCCGGTTGGCCTGAATGAGTCACTCGCTTGTTTCCCTTGCGATCCGGTCCTCGATCAGAGTTGCATTTTTTAG
- a CDS encoding M28 family metallopeptidase, translating into MFKYNSLLIVTGLIFPAMLAYGQTSRNIETQFLGIPNPDSCRKNLFILTQQPHIAGSPDDSELAVFVNNRFKEYGINSRILTYYVYLPYPKSQELEMTAPEEFKFDLEEKGWSWDKDSYNSNAVLPFNAYSPNGDLSGQIIYANYGLPEDYDYLEKLGISFKGKIMLVRYGKSFRGIKVKVAEEHGAAGVIIYSDPQDDGYDLGDIYPRGPMRPWDAVQRGSIQDLTVYPGDPLTPGYASTKDARRIPLADVTDLPHIPCLPISYGNADKILSNLAGSVVPHDWQGGLPFAYHIGPGPAEVKMKIEMDYAIRPIWDVIGTIEGQKYPDEKVIIGNHRDAWVFGAVDPNSGTASMLETARGFGQLLKEGWKPERSITLCSWDGEEYGLIGSTEWGEQNEDELAKDAVVYINIDAPVSGINFGANAVPSLDRFIMDITKSVSDPKTQKSVFDAWYISQNKSYFEKHDAVPDTAMTTLGRLGSGSDFTVFLDHIGVPSFDFGFGGPYGVYHSALDNFYWMEHWGDPTFQYHATVAKLLGVAAIRLADDSLLPFSYSDYAKQIQKYVHELSKKADEEENLKSVDFKATIDAALEFEKAADNADSLLAIRKLNNYSKINSSMMEVERTFTDKEGLPQSPWFKHQIYAPGSYTGYASQPLPGVSRAIEKKDAEKLKEELSILDDVLKNATLIEDRIARETSE; encoded by the coding sequence ATGTTCAAATACAATTCCCTTTTAATCGTGACAGGTCTGATCTTTCCCGCGATGCTCGCTTACGGACAAACAAGTAGAAACATCGAGACCCAGTTTTTGGGTATCCCAAATCCCGACAGCTGCAGGAAAAATCTTTTTATTCTCACTCAGCAGCCTCACATCGCCGGGAGTCCGGACGACAGCGAGCTTGCGGTATTTGTAAACAATCGCTTCAAAGAATATGGGATCAACTCCCGGATTCTCACTTATTATGTCTATCTCCCTTATCCGAAGTCCCAGGAGCTTGAGATGACCGCACCGGAAGAGTTCAAATTCGATTTAGAGGAAAAAGGATGGTCATGGGACAAAGACAGCTATAATTCGAATGCGGTGCTTCCTTTCAATGCATACTCACCGAATGGAGATCTCTCAGGACAAATTATTTACGCCAATTACGGTTTGCCGGAGGATTACGATTATCTGGAAAAATTGGGAATATCTTTTAAGGGCAAAATAATGCTCGTGAGGTACGGAAAAAGTTTTCGTGGGATAAAAGTAAAAGTGGCGGAGGAGCACGGCGCGGCTGGAGTAATCATATATTCCGACCCGCAAGACGATGGCTACGATCTAGGGGACATATATCCGCGCGGGCCGATGCGTCCATGGGATGCAGTACAGCGGGGCAGCATACAGGACCTGACGGTCTACCCTGGAGATCCGCTCACCCCCGGCTATGCATCCACAAAGGATGCCAGGAGAATTCCCCTTGCCGATGTCACCGACCTTCCGCACATTCCATGTCTTCCGATTTCATACGGCAATGCCGATAAAATTCTCAGCAATCTTGCGGGATCCGTCGTGCCACACGATTGGCAAGGTGGCTTACCATTCGCTTATCATATCGGACCAGGCCCGGCAGAAGTCAAGATGAAAATTGAGATGGACTACGCGATCAGACCGATATGGGACGTGATTGGAACGATCGAGGGGCAGAAATATCCCGATGAGAAAGTAATCATCGGAAATCACCGCGACGCTTGGGTGTTCGGAGCAGTCGACCCGAACAGCGGAACGGCGTCGATGCTTGAAACTGCACGCGGGTTTGGACAACTTCTGAAGGAAGGCTGGAAACCGGAGAGATCAATAACGCTATGCTCATGGGACGGTGAGGAATACGGACTAATCGGCTCCACCGAGTGGGGAGAGCAAAACGAAGATGAACTCGCAAAAGACGCGGTGGTGTACATAAACATTGACGCACCTGTCAGCGGGATTAATTTCGGCGCGAACGCAGTCCCATCGCTTGACCGATTTATCATGGACATCACAAAAAGTGTTAGTGACCCAAAGACGCAAAAGAGTGTGTTTGATGCCTGGTACATCAGTCAGAACAAATCGTATTTCGAAAAGCATGATGCCGTCCCTGACACAGCGATGACGACACTTGGTAGGCTCGGCAGCGGGTCGGACTTTACGGTTTTCCTGGATCATATCGGGGTCCCATCATTCGATTTTGGCTTCGGAGGTCCCTACGGTGTCTATCATTCAGCACTCGACAATTTCTATTGGATGGAACACTGGGGAGACCCGACGTTTCAATACCATGCGACCGTAGCAAAGCTTCTAGGCGTTGCTGCCATCCGACTCGCCGACGACTCTCTGTTGCCGTTCAGCTACTCCGATTATGCAAAACAGATTCAAAAGTATGTTCATGAGCTTAGTAAGAAGGCTGATGAAGAAGAGAATCTTAAGTCTGTGGATTTCAAAGCGACTATAGATGCGGCTCTCGAATTTGAGAAGGCTGCGGACAACGCAGACTCCCTTCTCGCCATCCGAAAGTTGAACAACTACTCGAAAATAAATTCATCCATGATGGAGGTGGAGCGCACCTTTACAGACAAAGAAGGTTTGCCACAGAGTCCGTGGTTCAAGCATCAGATCTATGCACCGGGGTCTTACACGGGTTACGCGAGTCAGCCGTTGCCGGGGGTCTCACGTGCTATTGAGAAAAAAGACGCGGAAAAACTAAAAGAAGAATTGAGCATTCTCGATGACGTACTAAAAAATGCAACTCTGATCGAGGACCGGATCGCAAGGGAAACAAGCGAGTGA
- a CDS encoding TetR/AcrR family transcriptional regulator — MGIHERKEREKQMRRDLILKASEEVFFEKGLRATTLDEIAERAEVSKGTIYLYFASKEDLYFSLMTKGLSMLLKVFEDTDPDESDPQSALVHFGVAYQKFSDEQSYLFKMLAVVENPAVNEQVSPGVLSELERMSDKVLSYVSKFVQKGIDAGTFRTDLTPYEAVILFWVSLSGILNLKMRAAAMHDIEHINKDSVLHGVDYDLLYKKGMDFLMNFLVGHDSRNVVLNRVSKKTRRTLNPVKGDK; from the coding sequence ATGGGAATACACGAGCGCAAAGAGCGCGAGAAGCAAATGCGGAGAGACCTTATCTTGAAAGCTTCGGAGGAGGTGTTCTTCGAAAAGGGTCTTAGAGCGACTACGCTTGATGAAATCGCCGAAAGAGCGGAAGTAAGTAAAGGAACAATATATTTATACTTCGCGAGCAAGGAGGACCTTTACTTTTCTTTGATGACTAAAGGCCTTTCCATGCTGCTGAAAGTCTTTGAGGATACGGATCCTGATGAATCGGATCCTCAAAGTGCCCTTGTCCATTTTGGTGTTGCCTATCAGAAGTTCAGCGATGAACAATCTTATCTTTTCAAGATGCTGGCTGTGGTAGAGAACCCCGCAGTAAATGAGCAAGTGTCGCCAGGTGTGCTGTCCGAGCTCGAGAGGATGAGCGATAAGGTGTTGAGTTATGTTTCGAAGTTCGTGCAAAAGGGAATCGATGCTGGTACATTTCGAACTGATCTGACTCCTTATGAAGCTGTGATTCTTTTTTGGGTTTCTCTAAGCGGCATTCTCAATTTGAAAATGCGTGCAGCAGCTATGCACGATATCGAGCACATCAATAAGGATTCTGTGTTGCACGGGGTTGACTATGATTTGCTATATAAAAAAGGAATGGACTTCTTAATGAATTTTCTCGTGGGCCATGATTCCCGAAATGTCGTGCTTAACAGAGTCTCTAAAAAGACTAGAAGAACTTTAAATCCTGTAAAGGGGGATAAGTGA
- a CDS encoding efflux RND transporter periplasmic adaptor subunit: MKSRRSILVVVISVLLIGTIIVLRLRSHAMVDGDAGSSTIAVTVSKAEPGSVTNKINVTGALEGVHETDIISETSGKITKINAEIEAYVSVNSSVAEVENDLQEIAVEAAHINSDKAAADLKRVRNLFTQNAVSETQFENAEVGAKAALAQLKLAQKNYDNTFLRTPIAGRLAQKFVVVGQMITPGTKVATVVDDSRMKLKVGIPENYVSFVKPGSDVQVTSDAVPNLIFSGTIKTIALKADPQTRTFQAEIELLNDRNRSLKSGMFAKAEIATSDGGVASLVIPAVAIIESNGNSPAVFAVKDSVASLKHVTLGRRNDSVVEVLSGLTCEDLVVSFGQQNLKDGTKVKYNVEN; this comes from the coding sequence ATGAAATCGCGAAGATCAATTCTGGTTGTCGTGATATCGGTGCTTCTTATTGGAACAATAATTGTGCTCAGGCTTCGCTCGCACGCGATGGTGGATGGAGACGCCGGGTCTTCAACAATTGCTGTGACCGTCTCAAAAGCGGAACCCGGCTCTGTTACAAACAAAATTAACGTCACGGGAGCTCTTGAAGGTGTCCATGAGACTGATATTATTTCAGAGACAAGTGGTAAGATTACAAAGATCAATGCCGAGATCGAAGCATATGTCTCTGTAAATTCCAGTGTCGCTGAAGTAGAAAACGATCTGCAGGAAATTGCAGTGGAGGCGGCACATATAAACAGTGACAAGGCAGCAGCAGACTTAAAACGCGTAAGAAATTTGTTCACTCAGAACGCGGTTTCGGAAACGCAGTTTGAGAATGCGGAGGTTGGAGCAAAAGCTGCATTGGCGCAGTTGAAGCTCGCACAGAAAAATTATGATAATACATTCTTGAGGACCCCGATTGCCGGCAGACTCGCGCAAAAATTCGTGGTGGTCGGCCAGATGATAACGCCGGGTACTAAAGTAGCCACCGTTGTCGATGATAGCCGCATGAAGTTAAAAGTAGGCATCCCGGAAAATTACGTATCTTTTGTGAAACCTGGCAGTGATGTACAGGTAACTTCGGATGCAGTTCCAAATCTAATTTTTTCAGGAACGATAAAGACGATTGCCCTTAAAGCCGATCCTCAGACGAGAACTTTTCAGGCCGAAATCGAACTGCTGAACGACCGCAACAGGTCACTGAAAAGCGGAATGTTTGCCAAGGCTGAGATCGCGACATCTGATGGAGGCGTAGCATCGCTTGTCATCCCGGCCGTTGCAATAATTGAGTCGAACGGGAATTCTCCGGCGGTATTTGCCGTGAAAGATTCTGTTGCTTCATTGAAACACGTTACCCTGGGACGGCGAAATGATTCCGTTGTCGAAGTTTTATCCGGGTTGACTTGTGAGGATCTGGTCGTGAGTTTTGGCCAACAGAATCTGAAGGATGGCACAAAGGTTAAGTACAATGTGGAGAACTGA
- a CDS encoding efflux RND transporter permease subunit — protein sequence MRLTEIAIKRPAFITMVFVALAVLGIYSYNQMGVDLLPKTDWPIVTVVTVYPGAGPKEVENDISKPLEDGLSSLNNIDNIRSYSRENVSIVVVQFGFSTDLNTAVNDVQRNVDMIRATLPKEAEAPKIQKADLNSFPIVRVSAEASMEPTVLYQFIKDRVQPALEQVPGVATINLVGGKQREIRVEVENSRLRAYNISLMQVAQALGADNLDFPAGTITDDNREFTVRLSGKFQTLDQLRNMVIASTSQGVVHLSDIADVKDTYKKTDQTFSRIAGMSAIGLIIQKTSDANSVQTSDGVQKELKNLEKVYSDRSLKFTVAQDITSFTRNSISEVKRDLGLAILMVAITLFLFLHSVRNSLIVLLSIPTSLVSTFVFMYAMGFTINLVSTMGLALVIGILVDDSIVVLENIHRHMEKGENKKTAAINGRSEIGFAAIAITLVDVVVFLPIAMVGGLVGKIFREFGLTIVVSTLISLFVSFTLTPMLASKWSKLTNYDQITFVGRFIIWFENFQKRLDAGYRKLLDWALGKRKTVLAISGAALLISLLPLPLHLIGSEFMTQADRGEFALIIEMPVGTPIEKTDATIAAIENQLKKDPNIEQYFSTVGMSEQMFSKSTTPNLGQIQIRLVPSWKRKVSTGQEMAFVKSIADNYPGVAGRASVIGMWGTANYSPLEVEIQGADLSEVVAASQQISDVMAKTDGVTDVKSTWENARPELQVVVDREKAASFGLTLGDVAAVLQTAVQGNVITKYSDNGTDYDVRLQLAERDRNQASDLGTLTLMTRTGRQIYLNQIADVISGNGPVEIDRKDRERLVTILGNLTGSRSLGDATRDIQAGIASLNLPPRIRVFFGGDNENMSDMFRDMMLALGMAVLFVYMIMVSLFESYAHPFTIMFSLPVALVGGFVALFLTGQTLNTFSMIGLIMSMGLVTKNAILLVDYTNTLRSRGYRMIDAILEAGPTRLRPIIMTTATMVLGMLPLALGLGAGSDLRQSMAIIVIGALISSTLLTLILVPVMYTYVDGLKMKFPALFREVKWLSMLKGKPRPQYAESLVSAGK from the coding sequence ATGAGACTTACGGAAATTGCAATAAAAAGACCCGCTTTCATTACAATGGTGTTCGTTGCGTTGGCGGTGCTCGGAATATATTCTTACAATCAGATGGGTGTAGACCTCCTGCCGAAAACCGACTGGCCCATTGTCACCGTGGTAACCGTTTATCCGGGAGCAGGTCCAAAGGAAGTGGAGAACGATATCTCCAAACCTCTCGAAGATGGATTAAGTTCACTCAATAACATAGACAATATTCGCTCTTATTCGAGAGAGAATGTTTCAATTGTTGTCGTGCAGTTTGGATTCAGCACGGATCTGAATACCGCTGTGAACGATGTACAGAGAAATGTGGACATGATCCGGGCGACACTGCCAAAAGAAGCGGAAGCTCCAAAGATTCAAAAAGCTGATCTCAACTCATTCCCGATAGTGAGAGTTTCCGCCGAGGCATCCATGGAACCAACGGTGCTGTATCAATTCATAAAGGACCGCGTACAGCCTGCACTTGAACAGGTACCTGGGGTAGCGACAATTAATTTGGTCGGCGGAAAACAGCGTGAAATCAGGGTAGAGGTCGAGAACTCTCGACTCAGAGCGTATAATATTTCACTGATGCAGGTAGCCCAGGCGTTGGGAGCCGACAATCTGGATTTTCCTGCCGGAACTATCACTGACGATAACCGCGAGTTTACGGTCAGGCTCTCTGGAAAATTTCAAACCCTCGACCAACTACGAAACATGGTGATCGCATCGACTTCTCAGGGTGTAGTTCATTTGAGCGACATTGCAGATGTGAAAGACACCTATAAAAAAACTGATCAGACGTTCAGCAGAATTGCTGGCATGTCCGCTATCGGCTTGATTATCCAGAAAACGTCTGATGCAAATTCTGTTCAGACTAGCGATGGTGTGCAAAAGGAGCTGAAGAATCTTGAGAAGGTATACTCGGACCGAAGTCTGAAATTCACAGTTGCACAGGATATCACCTCGTTCACAAGGAACTCGATAAGCGAGGTGAAGAGAGATCTCGGCCTGGCGATACTGATGGTCGCGATTACGCTTTTCCTCTTTCTGCATTCGGTGCGCAATTCTCTGATTGTCCTGCTGTCGATACCGACGTCTCTCGTCAGCACATTTGTATTCATGTACGCAATGGGGTTCACGATCAATCTTGTTTCCACTATGGGTTTGGCGCTTGTGATTGGAATTCTTGTCGATGATTCCATAGTCGTTCTCGAGAATATTCACAGGCACATGGAGAAGGGCGAGAACAAGAAGACTGCTGCGATAAATGGACGGAGCGAGATTGGATTTGCGGCAATTGCCATTACTCTTGTCGACGTTGTTGTGTTTCTTCCGATTGCAATGGTTGGCGGACTCGTTGGAAAAATTTTCAGAGAGTTCGGGTTGACCATCGTCGTTTCAACTTTAATCTCGTTGTTCGTATCATTTACATTGACTCCGATGCTTGCCTCGAAATGGTCGAAACTCACTAATTATGACCAGATTACTTTTGTCGGCAGGTTCATAATTTGGTTTGAGAACTTCCAGAAACGTCTTGATGCTGGATATAGAAAGCTTCTCGACTGGGCGCTGGGAAAGAGAAAAACCGTGCTGGCGATCAGCGGGGCTGCCTTGCTTATCAGTCTGCTCCCGCTTCCACTCCACCTGATTGGTTCCGAATTCATGACGCAAGCGGACAGAGGAGAGTTTGCGCTGATCATCGAGATGCCGGTTGGAACTCCAATTGAGAAGACCGACGCCACTATCGCTGCGATCGAAAATCAGTTGAAGAAGGATCCTAACATAGAGCAATACTTCAGCACGGTCGGTATGTCGGAACAAATGTTTTCCAAGTCCACGACCCCGAACTTAGGACAAATTCAAATTAGACTTGTACCTTCGTGGAAACGCAAAGTCAGCACCGGGCAAGAGATGGCTTTCGTCAAAAGCATTGCGGACAATTATCCGGGAGTAGCAGGAAGGGCAAGCGTAATTGGAATGTGGGGCACCGCCAATTACTCGCCTCTGGAAGTGGAAATTCAGGGTGCTGACCTTTCGGAAGTAGTGGCAGCCTCCCAACAGATATCGGATGTCATGGCGAAGACGGATGGAGTTACCGACGTCAAAAGCACATGGGAAAACGCGCGACCGGAATTACAGGTGGTTGTGGACCGCGAAAAGGCGGCTTCATTTGGACTGACACTTGGCGACGTGGCAGCGGTACTCCAGACTGCTGTTCAGGGAAATGTTATTACGAAATATAGCGACAACGGAACGGACTATGATGTAAGATTGCAGCTCGCCGAACGGGACAGAAATCAAGCCTCAGATCTGGGAACTCTCACCCTGATGACAAGAACCGGGAGACAGATTTATCTCAATCAAATTGCAGATGTAATCAGTGGAAATGGCCCTGTCGAGATTGACAGAAAAGATCGAGAACGATTGGTCACAATTCTTGGCAACCTGACGGGTTCCAGAAGTTTGGGCGATGCGACGCGCGACATACAGGCCGGCATCGCTTCGTTGAACCTTCCACCGCGAATCAGGGTGTTCTTCGGCGGTGATAACGAAAACATGTCGGACATGTTCCGGGACATGATGCTTGCTTTGGGAATGGCGGTTCTCTTTGTCTATATGATCATGGTCTCGTTGTTTGAATCTTATGCGCATCCGTTCACAATAATGTTTTCACTACCCGTCGCGCTGGTCGGCGGGTTCGTGGCACTTTTCCTGACAGGACAGACCCTGAACACTTTTTCGATGATAGGATTGATCATGTCGATGGGACTCGTGACGAAAAATGCGATCTTATTAGTGGATTATACGAACACACTTCGTTCGCGCGGTTACAGAATGATCGATGCGATCCTGGAAGCTGGACCGACGAGGTTGCGTCCGATTATTATGACGACTGCGACTATGGTTCTTGGAATGCTGCCGCTTGCGCTTGGACTGGGTGCGGGTTCGGACCTTCGACAGAGTATGGCGATAATTGTTATCGGCGCTTTGATCAGCTCAACATTGTTGACTTTGATACTTGTGCCTGTGATGTATACTTACGTTGATGGCTTGAAGATGAAATTCCCGGCGCTCTTCAGGGAAGTGAAGTGGCTCTCTATGCTTAAAGGCAAACCGCGCCCGCAATACGCCGAGTCATTAGTGAGCGCAGGAAAATGA